A single window of Drosophila suzukii chromosome 3, CBGP_Dsuzu_IsoJpt1.0, whole genome shotgun sequence DNA harbors:
- the LOC108007195 gene encoding aminopeptidase Ey isoform X1, whose amino-acid sequence MKWFLFFVLAIGLGLCSSTANSVSGYNYYRLPTALKPQKYYLRILTLLENPEELRFTGTVKIVIEALENTRNITLHSKNLTIDESKITLRKISEDGNKDNCVTSTSINPIHDFYILNTCEELLAGNVYKLSVPFSADLSRQLIGYYRSSYKDPETNVTRWLSATQFEPASARKAFPCFDEPAYKASFVVTLGYHKKFTGLSNMPVKETKPHESLTDYIWSHFEESVPMSTYLVAYSVNDFVNKPSTLPNGALFRTWARPNAIDQCDFAAEFGPKVLQYYEQFFGIKFPLPKIDQMAVPDFSAGAMENWGLVKYRESTLLFSKTHSSLADKQDLANVIAHELAHQWFGNLVTMKWWTDLWLNEGFATYVASLGVEDIHPEWNTKDRGSLTTMMATFRLDSLVTSHPISRPIKMVTEIEESFDAISYQKGSSVLRMMHLFMGEDAFRSGLKSYLQLYAYKNAEQDNLWESLTEAAHKNGALPKNYEIKTIMDSWTLQTGYPIVNVTRDYKTGTAKLGQERYLRNTEISRAQCVGCWWIPLSYTTQNEKDFSNTAPKAWMECSRSGESIPKTIQDLPGPDQWVIFNNQLSTPYKVNYDAQNWKLLIQTLNSEEFQSIHVINRAQLIDDVLYLAWTGEQDYETALQVTDYLQRERDLLPWTSAFNNLKLLNRILRQTPNFGFFKRYMKKLFTPIYEHLNGINDTFSSIQHQDQILLKTMVVEWACQYQVSDCVPRAQSYFSRWRSEPNPDENNPIPINFRSSVYCAAIKYGTDEDWDFLWSRYKNSNVGTEKQVILGTLGCSREVWILQRYLERAFNPKGGIRKQDSSLSFQAVASREVGVLLAKKYLIDNVDLIHKYYYPQTRSMSRFFSQLSEQVITKSDLNGFRAFVNNSRQYLKGLSQTIQQSLEIMLTNVQWMERNYHQFSRSIQQHL is encoded by the exons ATGAAGTGGTTTCTATTCTTTGTGCTGGCAATTGGCCTGGGTTTATGTTCTTCCACGGCCAACTCGGTATCCGGTTATAATTACTATCGTTTGCCGACTGCTTTAAAGCCCCAAAAGTATTACTTGCGTATCCTGACACTGCTGGAAAATCCAGAGGAGCTTCGATTTACCGGGACTGTGAAAATCGTAATTGAAGCCCTGGAAAATACCAGGAACATAACGTTGCACTCGAAGAATCTTACCATTGATGAGTCCAAGATAactcttcgcaaaattagcgaagatggaaataaggatAACTGTGTGACCTCCACATCGATCAATCCCATCCACGACTTCTATATCCTTAACACCTGTGAGGAACTCTTGGCTGGAAATGTTTACAAACTGAGCGTGCCCTTCTCGGCCGATTTAAGTCGGCAACTTATTGGCTACTACCGTAGTTCTTATAAAGATCCCGAGACCAACGTTACGCG TTGGTTGTCTGCCACCCAATTTGAACCAGCTTCGGCTCGAAAGGCCTTTCCCTGCTTTGATGAGCCTGCTTACAAGGCATCCTTCGTGGTCACATTGGGCTATCACAAGAAATTCACAGGCCTTAGCAATATGCCCGTGAAGGAAACCAAGCCACA TGAATCCCTTACCGACTACATATGGAGCCATTTCGAAGAGTCAGTGCCAATGTCCACATACCTGGTGGCATATTCCGTTAACGATTTTGTCAACAAGCCTTCTACTCTTCCAAATGGCGCCCTTTTCCGCACCTGGGCCAGGCCCAATGCCATCGACCAATGTGACTTCGCCGCAGAGTTTGGACCCAAAGTACTCCAATACTATGAACAGTTCTTTGGCATCAAGTTCCCTCTCCCCAAAATCGATCAGATGGCAGTTCCCGATTTCAGTGCTGGCGCCATGGAGAACTGGGGCCTGGTGAAATATAGAGAGTCCACACTTCTCTTCTCGAAAACCCACTCTTCTTTGGCAGACAAACAGGACCTTGCGAATGTAATAGCTCATGAGTTGGCCCACCAATGGTTCGGAAATCTAGTCACAATGAAATGGTGGACTGATCTGTGGCTTAACGAGGGATTCGCCACTTATGTGGCCAGCTTGGGTGTGGAGGACATCCACCCGGAATGGAATACAAAAGACAGAGGTTCATTAACCACTATGATGGCCACCTTCCGTCTGGACTCTTTAGTTACCAGTCACCCAATATCAAGGCCCATTAAAATGGTAACGGAGATAGAGGAGAGCTTTGATGCAATCTCGTACCAGAAGGGTTCTTCAGTGCTGCGTATGATGCATTTGTTTATGGGCGAAGATGCCTTCCGATCTGGACTAAAATCGTACCTACAGTTATATGCGTACAAAAATGCCGAACAGGATAATCTTTGGGAGTCGCTTACTGAAGCTGCACATAAAAATGGAGCATTGCCCAAAAACTACGAAATCAAGACAATTATGGACTCGTGGACTTTGCAAACCGG TTATCCCATCGTCAATGTAACCCGTGATTATAAGACAGGAACCGCTAAGCTTGGCCAGGAACGTTATTTACGGAATACCGAGATATCCCGAGCCCAGTGTGTTGGATGTTGGTGGATACCACTGAGCTACACAACACAGAATGAGAAGGACTTCAGTAACACTGCGCCCAAGGCCTGGATGGAGTGCAGCAGGTCTGGCGAAAGTATTCCCAAGACCATCCAGGATCTGCCTGGACCCGATCAGTGGGTGATCTTTAACAACCAGCTGTCGACACCTTACAAAGTGAACTACGATGCTCAGAATTGGAAACTTTTGATACAGACTTTAAACAGCGAGGAGTTCCAGAGCATTCACGTTATCAATAGGGCCCAGCTCATAGACGATGTCCTGTACTTAGCTTGGACAGGGGAGCAGGACTACGAGACCGCACTGCAGGTGACCGACTATCTGCAAAGAGAGCGGGATCTTCTTCCCTGGACATCAGCCTTCAACAATCTCAAGTTGCTCAATCGCATTCTACGACAAACTCCCAACTTTGGTTTCTTTAAA CGCTACATGAAAAAGCTCTTCACACCAATTTACGAACACCTAAACGGTATAAACGACACATTCAGTTCGATCCAGCATCAGGATCAGATCCTGTTGAAGACCATGGTGGTCGAATGGGCGTGCCAGTACCAGGTGTCCGACTGTGTACCCCGGGCACAGTCCTATTTCAGTAGGTGGCGATCTGAGCCTAATCCCGACGAAAACAACCCGATTCCGATCAACTTTCGAAGCTCTGTGTACTGCGCTGCAATAAAATATGGTACTGATGAGGATTGGGATTTCCTCTGGTCGCGGTACAAAAATTCAAATGTGGGAACCGAAAAGCAGGTCATTTTGGGTACTCTTGGTTGCTCGAGAGAAGTTTGGATATTGCAGCGTTATCTGGAGAGGGCCTTTAATCCCAAAGGAGGCATTCGCAAGCAGGATTCCTCGCTTTCCTTCCAAGCAGTAGCCTCGCGGGAAGTCGGAGTCCTGTTGGCCAAGAAGTACCTAATAGATAATGTGGATCTTATCCACAAATA CTATTATCCCCAGACAAGAAGCATGTCTCGATTTTTCTCGCAACTTTCGGAGCAAGTTATTACGAAGAGTGACCTGAATGGGTTCAGAGCTTTCGTTAACAATTCTCGACAGTACCTGAAGGGCCTTAGTCAGACGATTCAGCAAAGTTTGGAGATAATGCTGACCAATGTGCAGTGGATGGAACGAAACTATCACCAGTTTTCCCGCTCCATTCAGCAGCACTTATAG
- the LOC108007195 gene encoding aminopeptidase Ey isoform X2 yields MGLQITHTPDFVMKWFLFFVLAIGLGLCSSTANSVSGYNYYRLPTALKPQKYYLRILTLLENPEELRFTGTVKIVIEALENTRNITLHSKNLTIDESKITLRKISEDGNKDNCVTSTSINPIHDFYILNTCEELLAGNVYKLSVPFSADLSRQLIGYYRSSYKDPETNVTRWLSATQFEPASARKAFPCFDEPAYKASFVVTLGYHKKFTGLSNMPVKETKPHESLTDYIWSHFEESVPMSTYLVAYSVNDFVNKPSTLPNGALFRTWARPNAIDQCDFAAEFGPKVLQYYEQFFGIKFPLPKIDQMAVPDFSAGAMENWGLVKYRESTLLFSKTHSSLADKQDLANVIAHELAHQWFGNLVTMKWWTDLWLNEGFATYVASLGVEDIHPEWNTKDRGSLTTMMATFRLDSLVTSHPISRPIKMVTEIEESFDAISYQKGSSVLRMMHLFMGEDAFRSGLKSYLQLYAYKNAEQDNLWESLTEAAHKNGALPKNYEIKTIMDSWTLQTGYPIVNVTRDYKTGTAKLGQERYLRNTEISRAQCVGCWWIPLSYTTQNEKDFSNTAPKAWMECSRSGESIPKTIQDLPGPDQWVIFNNQLSTPYKVNYDAQNWKLLIQTLNSEEFQSIHVINRAQLIDDVLYLAWTGEQDYETALQVTDYLQRERDLLPWTSAFNNLKLLNRILRQTPNFGFFKRYMKKLFTPIYEHLNGINDTFSSIQHQDQILLKTMVVEWACQYQVSDCVPRAQSYFSRWRSEPNPDENNPIPINFRSSVYCAAIKYGTDEDWDFLWSRYKNSNVGTEKQVILGTLGCSREVWILQRYLERAFNPKGGIRKQDSSLSFQAVASREVGVLLAKKYLIDNVDLIHKYYYPQTRSMSRFFSQLSEQVITKSDLNGFRAFVNNSRQYLKGLSQTIQQSLEIMLTNVQWMERNYHQFSRSIQQHL; encoded by the exons ATGGGACTACAGATTACGCATACGCCGG ATTTTGTTATGAAGTGGTTTCTATTCTTTGTGCTGGCAATTGGCCTGGGTTTATGTTCTTCCACGGCCAACTCGGTATCCGGTTATAATTACTATCGTTTGCCGACTGCTTTAAAGCCCCAAAAGTATTACTTGCGTATCCTGACACTGCTGGAAAATCCAGAGGAGCTTCGATTTACCGGGACTGTGAAAATCGTAATTGAAGCCCTGGAAAATACCAGGAACATAACGTTGCACTCGAAGAATCTTACCATTGATGAGTCCAAGATAactcttcgcaaaattagcgaagatggaaataaggatAACTGTGTGACCTCCACATCGATCAATCCCATCCACGACTTCTATATCCTTAACACCTGTGAGGAACTCTTGGCTGGAAATGTTTACAAACTGAGCGTGCCCTTCTCGGCCGATTTAAGTCGGCAACTTATTGGCTACTACCGTAGTTCTTATAAAGATCCCGAGACCAACGTTACGCG TTGGTTGTCTGCCACCCAATTTGAACCAGCTTCGGCTCGAAAGGCCTTTCCCTGCTTTGATGAGCCTGCTTACAAGGCATCCTTCGTGGTCACATTGGGCTATCACAAGAAATTCACAGGCCTTAGCAATATGCCCGTGAAGGAAACCAAGCCACA TGAATCCCTTACCGACTACATATGGAGCCATTTCGAAGAGTCAGTGCCAATGTCCACATACCTGGTGGCATATTCCGTTAACGATTTTGTCAACAAGCCTTCTACTCTTCCAAATGGCGCCCTTTTCCGCACCTGGGCCAGGCCCAATGCCATCGACCAATGTGACTTCGCCGCAGAGTTTGGACCCAAAGTACTCCAATACTATGAACAGTTCTTTGGCATCAAGTTCCCTCTCCCCAAAATCGATCAGATGGCAGTTCCCGATTTCAGTGCTGGCGCCATGGAGAACTGGGGCCTGGTGAAATATAGAGAGTCCACACTTCTCTTCTCGAAAACCCACTCTTCTTTGGCAGACAAACAGGACCTTGCGAATGTAATAGCTCATGAGTTGGCCCACCAATGGTTCGGAAATCTAGTCACAATGAAATGGTGGACTGATCTGTGGCTTAACGAGGGATTCGCCACTTATGTGGCCAGCTTGGGTGTGGAGGACATCCACCCGGAATGGAATACAAAAGACAGAGGTTCATTAACCACTATGATGGCCACCTTCCGTCTGGACTCTTTAGTTACCAGTCACCCAATATCAAGGCCCATTAAAATGGTAACGGAGATAGAGGAGAGCTTTGATGCAATCTCGTACCAGAAGGGTTCTTCAGTGCTGCGTATGATGCATTTGTTTATGGGCGAAGATGCCTTCCGATCTGGACTAAAATCGTACCTACAGTTATATGCGTACAAAAATGCCGAACAGGATAATCTTTGGGAGTCGCTTACTGAAGCTGCACATAAAAATGGAGCATTGCCCAAAAACTACGAAATCAAGACAATTATGGACTCGTGGACTTTGCAAACCGG TTATCCCATCGTCAATGTAACCCGTGATTATAAGACAGGAACCGCTAAGCTTGGCCAGGAACGTTATTTACGGAATACCGAGATATCCCGAGCCCAGTGTGTTGGATGTTGGTGGATACCACTGAGCTACACAACACAGAATGAGAAGGACTTCAGTAACACTGCGCCCAAGGCCTGGATGGAGTGCAGCAGGTCTGGCGAAAGTATTCCCAAGACCATCCAGGATCTGCCTGGACCCGATCAGTGGGTGATCTTTAACAACCAGCTGTCGACACCTTACAAAGTGAACTACGATGCTCAGAATTGGAAACTTTTGATACAGACTTTAAACAGCGAGGAGTTCCAGAGCATTCACGTTATCAATAGGGCCCAGCTCATAGACGATGTCCTGTACTTAGCTTGGACAGGGGAGCAGGACTACGAGACCGCACTGCAGGTGACCGACTATCTGCAAAGAGAGCGGGATCTTCTTCCCTGGACATCAGCCTTCAACAATCTCAAGTTGCTCAATCGCATTCTACGACAAACTCCCAACTTTGGTTTCTTTAAA CGCTACATGAAAAAGCTCTTCACACCAATTTACGAACACCTAAACGGTATAAACGACACATTCAGTTCGATCCAGCATCAGGATCAGATCCTGTTGAAGACCATGGTGGTCGAATGGGCGTGCCAGTACCAGGTGTCCGACTGTGTACCCCGGGCACAGTCCTATTTCAGTAGGTGGCGATCTGAGCCTAATCCCGACGAAAACAACCCGATTCCGATCAACTTTCGAAGCTCTGTGTACTGCGCTGCAATAAAATATGGTACTGATGAGGATTGGGATTTCCTCTGGTCGCGGTACAAAAATTCAAATGTGGGAACCGAAAAGCAGGTCATTTTGGGTACTCTTGGTTGCTCGAGAGAAGTTTGGATATTGCAGCGTTATCTGGAGAGGGCCTTTAATCCCAAAGGAGGCATTCGCAAGCAGGATTCCTCGCTTTCCTTCCAAGCAGTAGCCTCGCGGGAAGTCGGAGTCCTGTTGGCCAAGAAGTACCTAATAGATAATGTGGATCTTATCCACAAATA CTATTATCCCCAGACAAGAAGCATGTCTCGATTTTTCTCGCAACTTTCGGAGCAAGTTATTACGAAGAGTGACCTGAATGGGTTCAGAGCTTTCGTTAACAATTCTCGACAGTACCTGAAGGGCCTTAGTCAGACGATTCAGCAAAGTTTGGAGATAATGCTGACCAATGTGCAGTGGATGGAACGAAACTATCACCAGTTTTCCCGCTCCATTCAGCAGCACTTATAG
- the LOC108007195 gene encoding aminopeptidase Ey isoform X3, protein MFLLTQDFVMKWFLFFVLAIGLGLCSSTANSVSGYNYYRLPTALKPQKYYLRILTLLENPEELRFTGTVKIVIEALENTRNITLHSKNLTIDESKITLRKISEDGNKDNCVTSTSINPIHDFYILNTCEELLAGNVYKLSVPFSADLSRQLIGYYRSSYKDPETNVTRWLSATQFEPASARKAFPCFDEPAYKASFVVTLGYHKKFTGLSNMPVKETKPHESLTDYIWSHFEESVPMSTYLVAYSVNDFVNKPSTLPNGALFRTWARPNAIDQCDFAAEFGPKVLQYYEQFFGIKFPLPKIDQMAVPDFSAGAMENWGLVKYRESTLLFSKTHSSLADKQDLANVIAHELAHQWFGNLVTMKWWTDLWLNEGFATYVASLGVEDIHPEWNTKDRGSLTTMMATFRLDSLVTSHPISRPIKMVTEIEESFDAISYQKGSSVLRMMHLFMGEDAFRSGLKSYLQLYAYKNAEQDNLWESLTEAAHKNGALPKNYEIKTIMDSWTLQTGYPIVNVTRDYKTGTAKLGQERYLRNTEISRAQCVGCWWIPLSYTTQNEKDFSNTAPKAWMECSRSGESIPKTIQDLPGPDQWVIFNNQLSTPYKVNYDAQNWKLLIQTLNSEEFQSIHVINRAQLIDDVLYLAWTGEQDYETALQVTDYLQRERDLLPWTSAFNNLKLLNRILRQTPNFGFFKRYMKKLFTPIYEHLNGINDTFSSIQHQDQILLKTMVVEWACQYQVSDCVPRAQSYFSRWRSEPNPDENNPIPINFRSSVYCAAIKYGTDEDWDFLWSRYKNSNVGTEKQVILGTLGCSREVWILQRYLERAFNPKGGIRKQDSSLSFQAVASREVGVLLAKKYLIDNVDLIHKYYYPQTRSMSRFFSQLSEQVITKSDLNGFRAFVNNSRQYLKGLSQTIQQSLEIMLTNVQWMERNYHQFSRSIQQHL, encoded by the exons ATGTTTTTGCTAACGCAAG ATTTTGTTATGAAGTGGTTTCTATTCTTTGTGCTGGCAATTGGCCTGGGTTTATGTTCTTCCACGGCCAACTCGGTATCCGGTTATAATTACTATCGTTTGCCGACTGCTTTAAAGCCCCAAAAGTATTACTTGCGTATCCTGACACTGCTGGAAAATCCAGAGGAGCTTCGATTTACCGGGACTGTGAAAATCGTAATTGAAGCCCTGGAAAATACCAGGAACATAACGTTGCACTCGAAGAATCTTACCATTGATGAGTCCAAGATAactcttcgcaaaattagcgaagatggaaataaggatAACTGTGTGACCTCCACATCGATCAATCCCATCCACGACTTCTATATCCTTAACACCTGTGAGGAACTCTTGGCTGGAAATGTTTACAAACTGAGCGTGCCCTTCTCGGCCGATTTAAGTCGGCAACTTATTGGCTACTACCGTAGTTCTTATAAAGATCCCGAGACCAACGTTACGCG TTGGTTGTCTGCCACCCAATTTGAACCAGCTTCGGCTCGAAAGGCCTTTCCCTGCTTTGATGAGCCTGCTTACAAGGCATCCTTCGTGGTCACATTGGGCTATCACAAGAAATTCACAGGCCTTAGCAATATGCCCGTGAAGGAAACCAAGCCACA TGAATCCCTTACCGACTACATATGGAGCCATTTCGAAGAGTCAGTGCCAATGTCCACATACCTGGTGGCATATTCCGTTAACGATTTTGTCAACAAGCCTTCTACTCTTCCAAATGGCGCCCTTTTCCGCACCTGGGCCAGGCCCAATGCCATCGACCAATGTGACTTCGCCGCAGAGTTTGGACCCAAAGTACTCCAATACTATGAACAGTTCTTTGGCATCAAGTTCCCTCTCCCCAAAATCGATCAGATGGCAGTTCCCGATTTCAGTGCTGGCGCCATGGAGAACTGGGGCCTGGTGAAATATAGAGAGTCCACACTTCTCTTCTCGAAAACCCACTCTTCTTTGGCAGACAAACAGGACCTTGCGAATGTAATAGCTCATGAGTTGGCCCACCAATGGTTCGGAAATCTAGTCACAATGAAATGGTGGACTGATCTGTGGCTTAACGAGGGATTCGCCACTTATGTGGCCAGCTTGGGTGTGGAGGACATCCACCCGGAATGGAATACAAAAGACAGAGGTTCATTAACCACTATGATGGCCACCTTCCGTCTGGACTCTTTAGTTACCAGTCACCCAATATCAAGGCCCATTAAAATGGTAACGGAGATAGAGGAGAGCTTTGATGCAATCTCGTACCAGAAGGGTTCTTCAGTGCTGCGTATGATGCATTTGTTTATGGGCGAAGATGCCTTCCGATCTGGACTAAAATCGTACCTACAGTTATATGCGTACAAAAATGCCGAACAGGATAATCTTTGGGAGTCGCTTACTGAAGCTGCACATAAAAATGGAGCATTGCCCAAAAACTACGAAATCAAGACAATTATGGACTCGTGGACTTTGCAAACCGG TTATCCCATCGTCAATGTAACCCGTGATTATAAGACAGGAACCGCTAAGCTTGGCCAGGAACGTTATTTACGGAATACCGAGATATCCCGAGCCCAGTGTGTTGGATGTTGGTGGATACCACTGAGCTACACAACACAGAATGAGAAGGACTTCAGTAACACTGCGCCCAAGGCCTGGATGGAGTGCAGCAGGTCTGGCGAAAGTATTCCCAAGACCATCCAGGATCTGCCTGGACCCGATCAGTGGGTGATCTTTAACAACCAGCTGTCGACACCTTACAAAGTGAACTACGATGCTCAGAATTGGAAACTTTTGATACAGACTTTAAACAGCGAGGAGTTCCAGAGCATTCACGTTATCAATAGGGCCCAGCTCATAGACGATGTCCTGTACTTAGCTTGGACAGGGGAGCAGGACTACGAGACCGCACTGCAGGTGACCGACTATCTGCAAAGAGAGCGGGATCTTCTTCCCTGGACATCAGCCTTCAACAATCTCAAGTTGCTCAATCGCATTCTACGACAAACTCCCAACTTTGGTTTCTTTAAA CGCTACATGAAAAAGCTCTTCACACCAATTTACGAACACCTAAACGGTATAAACGACACATTCAGTTCGATCCAGCATCAGGATCAGATCCTGTTGAAGACCATGGTGGTCGAATGGGCGTGCCAGTACCAGGTGTCCGACTGTGTACCCCGGGCACAGTCCTATTTCAGTAGGTGGCGATCTGAGCCTAATCCCGACGAAAACAACCCGATTCCGATCAACTTTCGAAGCTCTGTGTACTGCGCTGCAATAAAATATGGTACTGATGAGGATTGGGATTTCCTCTGGTCGCGGTACAAAAATTCAAATGTGGGAACCGAAAAGCAGGTCATTTTGGGTACTCTTGGTTGCTCGAGAGAAGTTTGGATATTGCAGCGTTATCTGGAGAGGGCCTTTAATCCCAAAGGAGGCATTCGCAAGCAGGATTCCTCGCTTTCCTTCCAAGCAGTAGCCTCGCGGGAAGTCGGAGTCCTGTTGGCCAAGAAGTACCTAATAGATAATGTGGATCTTATCCACAAATA CTATTATCCCCAGACAAGAAGCATGTCTCGATTTTTCTCGCAACTTTCGGAGCAAGTTATTACGAAGAGTGACCTGAATGGGTTCAGAGCTTTCGTTAACAATTCTCGACAGTACCTGAAGGGCCTTAGTCAGACGATTCAGCAAAGTTTGGAGATAATGCTGACCAATGTGCAGTGGATGGAACGAAACTATCACCAGTTTTCCCGCTCCATTCAGCAGCACTTATAG